From the Theropithecus gelada isolate Dixy chromosome 16, Tgel_1.0, whole genome shotgun sequence genome, the window AATGGACAGCCAGGGCATAAACATTTCCCACCCCGGCTCAGCCAGTTCCTGGAGTCCCGTGCCCATTTTCGTTGCCACTGAGCCATTTCTAGATTTACTGAAGCTCAGGATTCATGTGTCCTTCTTTCCCTACTCTACATTCTGCCTTGGTCTGGACACATTCTGGAACACTGGACACCCTAGCCAGGGCCACTTCTGCACCAGGGCTGTGTACTGGAACCCAGGCATGCTGCCAGCCTTTGCTCTGGATCCATCAGGCTTCTGTCCGTGACTCAGATGGATCCCTGGTTTCCAAGTAGAAAGAGGCTAGATTTGAGCCTTGTCTAGCTGTTGGCCTTGGCCTGAACTGGAACCAGTCTCAGATGACCACGGGTTTAACCTTCTTATCCCAGAGACACCCAATTCTAGAGCTTTATGGAGCCATACTTCCTCCTGAATCCCAGATCTAGGACACAGAACATGACTCTCAGCCCTTTTACCCAGGATGGGGCTGGGGCCTGTATAGCCATATTATTGCTCTCAGTAAGTTCTAGCCCCACCCTCCCCCCTTCTTGAGTGATACCTATTACGGATGAGTTCTGGAAAAGACCCAGCTATGATTCATAAAAACAGTTCTGGATGAATCAAGAACCACTTCTTGTTTTTCCTAGATAATTCTCTAAAAATATGATTCTTCCATATAGAATGCTAAGCTTATTTTTACATGCAATTTCTAGCTACTTCAACCCAGCTGAGGTCGTGCCAGGGAGACAGAGTCTGGAGAAGGGCTGAGGAATTTTGGAAAGATCCCTGGCTCGTAGtagggaggctgggatgggggaggggtcAAAATGATGACGTGATTGGACCTGCATCTGTGTGGGGTGGATACGAACACTTAGCTACCTCAGCAGGAATTCCTTCCAGGCCCCCTTTAAAGCTGAGGTCCTTAAAGTAATGTGTCCTGAATAAGAAGGACAAATGGATACAGCCTCGACCCTCCCAGTGAGGAGACCCCAATTCAGCAATAAGTCTCACCCTTCTCCCCTATAGGtcaggccaaggagggtgaaGGCCTCTTGCACTCGAGACCTCATATGCCCCGACAGCTTCTAATTGGATAGAACTTGCTTTACCTTACAGCTTAGAACCTTAGCTGAGCTTTAGATACCCAAAAAGGGCCCGTCTagattttttcagaaaaacatggaGCGCTAGGGGCAGCCTGGAAAAAACTGGGAACCTGCTAGTGAACTAGGAGGGAGACTCCCATAGCCTCAGATTTGGATAGGGTAGGCTGAGGGGGCCCTAAGGGAGGGACTAGGGCTCCAAGGCAGGTCACTTTTCCTCAGGCTGTTCTACTTCCGGCTTGTTGCAAGAGGAGTAGATGTCCCCTCACCCACACAAACCCCGCTCAGGCTCCACCCAACTCCTGGGACTGCTCCCAGGGGATCGGGTCTCCACTCCACGCTTTCTCCATTAAAGACGACGTATACAACTAAAGTGCTGTCTGTCATCTGTTGGTGGCGGGCTTGGCAGTTGCTCGAGGCAGGATCAAGTCCCAGGGGCGGGGCGGGTGGGCTGGCGGCTGCCCCCAGCAACAGGTGCACATTCCTGGGCTCCTCGTCACTTCCCCTGTGCTGGCGGTCCCAGTGGCTCTCGGAGCGAAGTCACTGAGCGAGCCGCCAGGCTATGACCCCAGGGGCTCTGCTGATGCTGCTGGGGGCGCTGGGGGCGCCGCTCGCCCCAGGTAAGTGTAGGCCCTGAAGGAGCAGTGACAGGTCCAGCGGTTGCGGCCAGACACCAGGGCTGCACTTAGTCTCTCCTTCCCCAGGCGTCCGCGGCTCGGAGGCAGAGGGCCGACTCCGGGAGAAACTTTTCTCTGGCTATGATAGCTCCGTGCGGCCAGCGCGGGAGGTGGGAGACCGTGTCAGGGTCAGCGTTGGTCTCACCCTGGCACAACTCATCAGCCTGGTGAGGGCGCAcggcgggggtgggggaagaggtcAGGCCAGCCAACCAGCCGCGGGGCGTGACTTTAGGAAAGGCCGGACCGGGGACAAactgggggcggggcctgggatGAGACCAGGCTGAGAGGGACCAGCCTTCAGTGAAGACTGGGTCGAAATCAGACAAATGGACAAGCTCTGGCCGTGGCTGGTGGACGGGCCTGGAGTAGAGCCGGGTAGGGTGATGGACGGACCTGTGACCGGACCTTAAAGTGGAGCTGGGGacgaggcaggggctgggggatggACCTCGAGGTAGGGCCATATGGGTCCTGAGTGCCCAGGGTGCTTGGTGCTCAGGGGTAAATAAATGGCAGCAGGTGGAGATTCATGGCTGGGTGGATTATGAGCTGAGGGCAGGGCCCGGGACAGAGCAAGGCGGAGGGCTAGGCAGGAGCGAATCTGGTAGGTTGATAGGCTGGGAGTGTAGACGGCTGGAAAGGGTGTTTCTGAGATACAGGCAGGTCTTAAACTAAGGCTCCTTCTGGGATGTGGACTTGGACTCAAGAGGATGGGGCTCAGAAAAAGGGGGTGGGGTTCCCAGGAGAGGTTGGCCTTCCAGCCCCCTCATTTCTCTCCACCCTACTTCACCTTTACCCCttaaatttttcctttctagAACGAGAAGGATGAAGAGATGAGCACAAAGGTGTACTTAGACCTGGTATGGAGACCCCGCAGGGTGGGAAAGGGCCTCCCGCTGCCTTGACGATTTTCTTGAATATCCAGCCCAGTAAGAATATTTTTTACATCACGACTTTAGATAACACGTGTACAACTGAAGCCAAAGTTCGAGGAAACAACACCTAACTTTACTACAGGAGTTGCACCCCATGcattttttattctaattgtgtgtgtgtgtgtgtgtgtgtatgtgacgtggtctcactatgttgcacaggctggtcttgaacgcggGAGCTTGAGCTATCCACTAGCCTCGGGGGGaatctccccaagtgctgagattacaggcatgagccactgcacctggcccattctaATTTTTGAAACACTGGTTTGGGGCCACTAATTTGATTCCCCATCCACTAAAGGATTGCGAACTGCAGTTCGAAAACCACTGTTTTAGAGGCTAACTAGTGCAGCCTCCTCATTTTTACAGAGTAAAAAATTGAAACCCGGTGCGGGGGAAGGGAAATTAGCTGATGTGGATCCCAGCGAGTGAAGGCGGAGCCAGAGCCAGAACCCCGGCCCCTTGACCTGTTTGCGGCCCCTTGACCTGTTTATGCCTGCCCTGCTCCCCTTCCTTGCACTCCCTTCCTGGGCTTCCTTTGGAAATCCCTCGTCCCCTCCCGGCCTCCAACCCGGGACAGCCCCTCAGCTTCTGCTTCACTAGGAGTGGACTGACTACAGGCTGAGCTGGGACCCTGCGGAGCACGACGGCATCGATTTGCTCCGCATCACGGCGGAATCCGTGTGGCTCCCTGACGTGGTGCTACTGAACAAGTAGGAGACCTTCCAAAGCCCGGGAGGTGGTGCGGGGCCTCGCGGGGCGGGGCCTCCGGGCGCGGGGCCTGATTGCAGATGAGATCCCTTCTCTGCAGCAATGATGGGAATTTTGACGTGGCTCTGGACATTAACGTCGTGGCGTCCTCCGACGGCTCCGTGCGTTGGCAACCCCCGGGCATCTATCGCAGCAGCTGCAGCATCCAGGTTTCCCGGCTCTACATTGGAAGCTGAAGGAGCTCTTAGAAACCCTCCCTTTCCATAGACATCCTGACTCTCCAGCGACTCCCATCCTTCATCCTTCCCCCATTATCTAATCCCCATGACCTTCACCTCTTGTCTACCCTCCTGATTTTCCATTGAGTGTTCTGTACACTTTCTTTGGCTTCTAGTCTTAGGCAGTgacctctctccccacctccattTTCTCCATGGCTTCCCTTCATAACCCTCCAATTCCTCCGTGATTCCCCTTCCCTGTGCCCTCCCCAAAAGCCTCCCAAACTCCATCAGCGCTGACTGATTCTCTGGCAGCTCTAGTGACTCTCCCCTCCATCCAGGTCACCTACTTCCCCTTCGACTGGCAGAACTGCACTATGGTGTTCAGTTCCTACAGCTACGACAGCTCGGAGGTCAGCCTGCAGACAGGCCTGAGTCCTGACGGGCAAGAGCAGCAGGAAATCCACATTCATGAAGGGACTTTCATTGGTGAGTGGGCATGGCTCCTACATCCATGGGCTCTATGATTTCCAGCTTCTAAGAGGCTCATAAATATCCTGTCAGGGATGACCAATACAGCCCTGTGGGGTCAGCAGGATGGGTATGGctatctacattttaaaagtatgggAATTGCCGGgggcaatggctcacgcctgtaatcccagtacttcgggaagccgaggcaggcggatcatttgaggtctggagttcgagaccaccctaacatggtgaaaccccgtctctactaaaaacacaaaaaattagccgtgcatggtggcggacgcctgtaatcccagttactcgggaggctgaggcaggagaatcgcttgaactggggaggcggaggctgcagtgagccaagatggcaccagcacactccagcttgggtgacagagtgaaaattcatctcaaaaatatttttaaaaggcagggtgtggtggctcgcgcctgtaatcccagcactttgggaggccaaggcgggtggatcacgaggtcaagagattgagaccatcctggctaacatggtgaaaccccatctctactaaaaatacaaaaaattagccgagtgtggtggcgggcacccgtagtctcagctactcgggaggctgaggcaggagaatggcgtgaatctgggaggtggagcttgcagtgagccaacatggtgccactgcactccagcctgggcaacagagagagactccatctcaaaaaaaaaaaaaaaaaaaaaaaaaaattaaaaaacaaaataggcttggcacagtggctcaagtcttaatctcagtattttgggaggctaaggtgggcggatcacctgaggtcaggagttcgagacaaccctggtcaatatggtgaaaccccgccgctactaaaaatacaaaaaattagccaggtgtggtggcggatgcctgtaatcccagctacttgggaggctgaggcaggagaatcacttgaacctgggaggcggaggttgcagtgagccaagattgcgtcactgcactccaacctgggcaacaagagcgaaactccgtctcaaaataaataaataaaaacatggaaattgAGACTTGCCCAAGTTTATTTGAGATGGGCTACTCAGCCCAGTGTCCACAGCTAGTCTCATCAAGTCAACCCTCTCAGATCTAGGCTGTGGCAGAGCAAGCCATACTAGGCACTAACAAGGACAGCTCCCATATCTGtgtccccctccttctcctcctccccagagAATGGTCAGTGGGAGATTATCCACAAGCCCTCTCGGCTAATCCAGCCTCCAGGTGATCctagggaagggagggaaggacagCGCCAGGAAGTCATCTTCTACCTCATCATCCGCCGGAAGCCTCTCTTCTACCTGGTCAACGTCATTGCCCCATGCATCCTCATCACTCTTCTGGCCATCTTCGTCTTCTACCTGCCACCAGATGCAGGTAATGGGGGAAGGGGCTCCCACCCTTTTGTCATTGGCTCAGCTTCTTCCTTGTCACCCTTAATCCAGGCAGGATTTTCCTGCCAATCCAAAGCATCATAGATTGGGCTTCAGCAATCCcacccaggctctgcctcccattGACTGCCACCTTTCCTCCGCTCAGTGAAACTGGGACTCTTTCCCAGTAGGAGTCCTAGCCTCTAATCCATCAAGCTTTTACTCCTCTGAACCACAAACCTCCAGGCTTAGATAACTCTCCCATTGCCTTTTCCTATTCCTAACATCCCCTGCCCACTGTCAGAACCCCAgtactcctttatttttttttcgctttttttttttttttttgagatggagtctcgctctgtcgcccaggctggagtgcagtggcgccatcttggctcactggaagctccgcctcccagattcacgccattctcctgcctcagcctcccgagtagctgggactacaggcacccgccaccacgcctggctaattttttgtatttttagtagagacggggtttcatcatgttagccaggatggtctcaatctcttgacctcatgatccacccgcctcggcctcccaaagtgctgggattataggcgtgcgcttgaccttttttttttttttttgagacagggtcttgctctgttgcccaggttggagtgcagtggggtgatcatagcttgctacagcctcaaactcttgggctcaaacaatcctcccacctcagcctcctgtgtagctgagaccacaggcacccacaatcatacccagctgatttttttgtatttttggtagagaaggggtttcactatgttgcccagcctggtctgcaactcctgaactcaagcgatctgtcctcctcagcctcccaatgtactgggcttataggcatgagccaccgtgcccggctcccACTAGTCCTTTAACCTCCTATCTCCCTGGGAAATATATAATAGTAATAGCCAACGTTTCTTTAGGAGGCAGCATAATAGGATAACTTTTGGCAAAttccttaatctttttttttttttttttgagacagagtttcgccctgttgcccaggctggagtgcagtggcgtgatctcggctcactgcaacctccacctcctgggttcaagcgattctcctgcttcagcctcctgagtcgctgggattacaggtgcccaccaccatgcctgcctaatttttgtagttttagtagagacagggtttcaccatattggccaggcttgtctcaaactcctgacctcaggtgatccacctgcctcggcctcccaaagtactgggatataggcgtgagccaccacacctggccaaattccTTAATCTctatgtgtctcagtttcctgatctggaAGTGGGCCAACCATTGTCCCTACTGCATAGAATTATTTGAGGATTGACTGAGTTAGTAGAACTATGCCTGGCACCCAGTAAGTTCTATGTAAGCATTGtgttttgggttgttttttgtttttcttttttgaacacTTGCTATAAGGTAATTCATTTAATATGGTACATGTACTAATTctaatctttacaacaatcctgtgaggtaaGTAACGGAttgtcattctcattttacagtggAGGATAAAGAGGCTGAAAGAGTTTAAGTCATTTGCCTGAAATCATTACACAGTTAGAGAGGGAAAATGTTGCAGTTCCAACCTGGGTCAGTGGCAGTCTGATTCAGAGACCTGATATCCTTAACTCTAGTATTCAAAACATGTTTTCCTCCTCTCTGCCATCAAATCCTTTGTCTAAAGAAGGagagtgggccgggcgcagtggctcacacctgtaatcccagcattttgggaggctggggctggcagatcacttgaggtcaggagtactcAAGAAACAGAGAGGAGGCCAGTGGAACTGAATGAAGTAAGCAGAGGGGAAAGCAGTAGGAGATGAAGTCCAGGAGCTCATGGGAAGGACCTATAGACCATAATAAGGCCTTTGCTTTCATGCAGGAGATGGGGAGCCAATGGAAGATTCTGGAAAGAGGAATAATATGatctgattatatttctttctttctttttttagacgtAGTCCCGatttgtcgcccagtctggagtgcagtggcgtgatctcggctcgctgcagcctccgcctcctgggttcaagtgattcttctgcctcagcctcctgagtagctgggattccagtcacacatcaccatgccctgctaaattttttgtactttaagtagagatggggttttgccatgttgactggactggtctcgaacttctgacctcaggtgatctgcccgcctcggtctctccaagtgctaggattacaggcgtgagccaccacgtccagcttgatttatatatatatatatatatatatgtattttttttttttttttgagacagagtcttgctctgtcgcccaggctggggtgcagtggccagatctcagctcactgcaagctccgcctcccgagtttagaccattctcct encodes:
- the CHRNB1 gene encoding acetylcholine receptor subunit beta isoform X1; translation: MTPGALLMLLGALGAPLAPGVRGSEAEGRLREKLFSGYDSSVRPAREVGDRVRVSVGLTLAQLISLNEKDEEMSTKVYLDLEWTDYRLSWDPAEHDGIDLLRITAESVWLPDVVLLNNNDGNFDVALDINVVASSDGSVRWQPPGIYRSSCSIQVTYFPFDWQNCTMVFSSYSYDSSEVSLQTGLSPDGQEQQEIHIHEGTFIENGQWEIIHKPSRLIQPPGDPREGREGQRQEVIFYLIIRRKPLFYLVNVIAPCILITLLAIFVFYLPPDAGEKMGLSIFALLTLTVFLLLLADKVPETSLSVPIIIKYLMFTMVLVTFSVILSVVVLNLHHRSPHTHQMPLWVRQIFIHKLPPYLGLKRPKPERELMPEPPHCSSPGSGWGRGTDEYFIRKPPSDFLFPKPNRFQPELSAPDLRRFIDGPNRAVALPPELREVVSSVSYIARQLQEQEDHDALKEDWQFVAMVVDRLFLWTFIIFTSVGTLVIFLDATYHLPPPDPFP